The following proteins come from a genomic window of Gimesia chilikensis:
- a CDS encoding P-loop NTPase produces MAPAVNDFNFDHADLHTEESAEPQSLSTSSSHGDQAKVLRGLMEQRQPGVIEKSKSTRCRTLAVCSGKGGVGKSVISLNLALALAKTGASVCLMDINLALGNIDLLCRLNGYWNLSHVVSGARSLKEIQLEGPLGINVITGASGLTDLADCSEAVRRDVLGQMQELEATHDYLILDNGTGIHRSIRQFVTSADDVLIVTTPEPTAIADAYATIKSLSTIQSLEIQTLVNQCTSLDQGDKVFQQLQKTTELFLHTGLSQAGQIPHDLQVVQSVYDRDPLVLSHPQSPAAEAIFRLARHVIDVRKTKEQNKQESYFPRLWQRLLGEAA; encoded by the coding sequence GATTTCAATTTCGATCACGCCGATCTGCATACCGAAGAGTCTGCAGAACCGCAGTCCCTGTCTACCAGTTCGTCTCACGGCGATCAGGCGAAGGTACTGCGTGGACTGATGGAGCAGCGTCAGCCGGGTGTGATAGAAAAATCGAAATCGACACGCTGTCGCACCCTGGCGGTCTGCAGTGGTAAAGGGGGTGTGGGGAAATCGGTGATCTCACTGAACCTGGCACTGGCCCTGGCCAAAACCGGCGCTTCGGTCTGCCTGATGGACATCAACCTGGCGTTAGGTAACATCGACTTACTCTGTCGACTGAACGGTTACTGGAATCTTTCGCATGTGGTAAGTGGTGCCCGATCACTTAAGGAAATTCAACTGGAAGGACCGCTGGGCATCAACGTGATTACCGGCGCCAGCGGCCTGACTGATCTCGCGGACTGTTCAGAAGCAGTTCGCCGCGATGTACTGGGTCAGATGCAGGAACTGGAAGCGACGCATGATTATCTGATTCTGGATAACGGTACCGGCATCCATCGCAGTATCCGCCAGTTCGTCACATCTGCAGACGATGTATTGATCGTGACGACTCCCGAACCAACGGCGATCGCGGATGCTTATGCGACGATCAAGTCCCTCTCAACAATTCAATCACTGGAAATCCAGACCCTGGTCAATCAATGCACTTCTCTCGACCAGGGCGATAAGGTATTTCAGCAACTTCAAAAAACTACCGAACTGTTTTTGCACACCGGTCTGAGTCAGGCAGGGCAGATCCCCCACGATCTGCAGGTCGTTCAATCGGTTTACGATCGGGATCCGCTGGTGCTCAGTCATCCGCAGAGCCCGGCTGCCGAGGCGATCTTCCGCCTGGCCCGGCATGTGATCGATGTGCGTAAAACAAAGGAACAAAACAAACAAGAGTCTTACTTTCCGCGACTTTGGCAGCGTCTGCTGGGCGAAGCCGCATAA